The following coding sequences are from one Rutidosis leptorrhynchoides isolate AG116_Rl617_1_P2 chromosome 11, CSIRO_AGI_Rlap_v1, whole genome shotgun sequence window:
- the LOC139874326 gene encoding F-box only protein 8-like, producing MSDYIPSIIRIKIFCHLPVKSLIRFRTVSKEWMSLIDTSKFNSAYIVHQQAKRRRLLLWGDYYQYCWIVDDDDSFPQHKISLPFNRILNTEQIEFVGNSNGLLCFTGCYLTEDHYFNRYIIWNPTIRKSVLIDALYNKRIFVGFGVCPNTLDPKIVRIHIIHVEPNHHPYDDDLQQYVTRLWRVEVFTVSTGVWRSPLTKLPRKWFNIGLCYQTPLVINGFIYWCAYVGFVTNKTIVSFDLGSEEFAKVQVPSNLADKYFELFKLRNSIGVVQLDDSISSKEGVYNVWLMDHVSKSFIKLFNVTLPEMWKVVGFRDNEQLIIQKTEKHLVEKGLPQYVTELVAYKPNSEHFNDLGLYVGCSSVSSYTESLLLLDQSGTLNDDEGDDEHTTRFVDHES from the coding sequence ATGTCCGATTACATACCATCAATTATACGAATCAAAATTTTCTGTCATCTTCCTGTTAAATCACTTATTCGATTTCGAACCGTCTCGAAAGAATGGATGTCTTTGATTGATACCTCTAAATTTAATTCCGCTTACATTGTTCACCAGCAAGCTAAACGACGTCGTCTTCTTTTATGGGGTGACTATTATCAGTATTGTTGgatagttgatgatgatgattcttTCCCCCAACACAAGATTTCTTTGCCGTTTAACCGGATTTTAAATACAGAGCAAATAGAGTTTGTTGGTAATTCAAATGGCTTGCTTTGTTTTACTGGTTGTTATTTAACCGAAGATCATTATTTCAATCGTTACATTATATGGAATCCTACGATAAGAAAATCAGTACTAATTGATGCACTTTATAATAAGCGTATTTTTGTTGGTTTTGGTGTTTGTCCTAACACTCTTGACCCTAAGATTGTCAGGATACATATCATTCATGTTGAACCTAACCATCATCCATATGATGATGACCTTCAGCAGTACGTAACTAGGCTTTGGCGAGTTGAGGTATTTACGGTAAGTACAGGGGTGTGGAGAAGTCCATTAACCAAACTTCCTCGTAAATGGTTCAATATTGGTTTGTGTTACCAAACTCCATTAGTTATAAACGGGTTTATTTACTGGTGTGCATATGTAGGTTTTGTAACTAATAAAACGATAGTATCTTTTGATTTGGGGAGTGAAGAATTCGCAAAAGTACAAGTTCCTAGTAATTTAGCCGACAAATATTTCGAACTCTTTAAGCTAAGAAACTCTATTGGTGTGGTTCAATTAGATGATAGCATTAGCTCAAAAGAAGGAGTTTACAATGTGTGGTTGATGGACCACGTTTCAAAATCGTTTATCAAGCTCTTCAATGTTACCTTACCAGAGATGTGGAAAGTAGTTGGATTCAGGGATAATGAGCAACTTATAATCCAAAAGACAGAAAAACATTTAGTAGAAAAGGGACTGCCTCAATATGTAACTGAGCTTGTTGCTTACAAACCCAATTCGGAACATTTCAATGATCTTGGTCTTTATGTGGGTTGTTCCTCTGTTAGCTCCTACACAGAATCTCTACTTCTGCTTGATCAATCTGGCACACTTAATGATGATGAAGGCGATGATGAACACACTACAAGATTTGTAGATCACGAAAGTTGA
- the LOC139874327 gene encoding F-box only protein 8-like, with amino-acid sequence MAKQKAMSNYMPSDIQIKIFCHLPIKSLIRFRSVSKEWKSLIDSSEFNSDYIVRQTQRPRLLLRVKTRYVADDPERGKYCWIVDDDDSFPQHKISMTYPTSVKRLSNINDEVKLVGYSHGLLCFTGYYLGEDDDFFNRYVIWNPSIRKSVSIDALYYEHVHVGFGVCPNSLDPKIVRINMFDVPYDCHLELVNIVWRVEVFTLSGGVWRSPLIKLPRKWFNISLDRETPIVINGFIYWCADVGKERSKIYGNILRDSLGAVQSERNGSKEVHNVWIMDHVSKLFTKLFSITLPERCYVVGFRDNDQLIIGMINEKRGIYELVAYEPNSNQVNDLGLYVTCSSLTSYTESLLLLNQSGTLNDDEGDEHATRFVES; translated from the exons aTGGCGAAACAAAAAGCGATGTCAAATTACATGCCTTCGGATATACAAATCAAAATCTTTTGTCATCTTCCTATTAAATCACTTATTCGATTTCGATCCGTCTCGAAAGAATGGAAGTCTTTGATTGATAGCTCTGAATTTAATTCCGATTACATTGTCCGTCAGACACAACGACCACGTCTTCTTTTAAGGGTCAAAACACGCTATGTGGCTGACGATCCTGAAAGAGGAAAGTATTGTTGgatagttgatgatgatgattcttTCCCCCAACACAAGATTTCCATGACGTATCCAACGTCCGTTAAACGACTTTCAAATATAAATGATGAGGTAAAGCTTGTCGGTTACTCTCATGGCTTGCTTTGTTTTACTGGTTATTATTTAGGAGAAGATGATGATTTTTTTAATCGTTACGTCATTTGGAATCCTTCTATAAGAAAATCAGTATCAATTGATGCACTTTATTATGAACATGTTCATGTTGGTTTTGGTGTTTGTCCTAACTCTCTTGACCCTAAGATTGTTAGAATAAATATGTTTGATGTTCCATATGATTGTCACCTTGAGTTGGTAAATATAGTTTGGCGAGTTGAAGTATTTACGTTAAGTGGTGGGGTGTGGAGAAGTCCGTTAATCAAACTTCCTCGTAAATGGTTTAATATCAGTTTGGATAGAGAAACTCCAATAGTGATAAACGGGTTTATTTACTGGTGTGCCGATGTAGGTAAAGAACGTTCTAAGATTTACGGAAACATT CTAAGAGACTCTCTTGGTGCGGTTCAAAGTGAAAGGAATGGGTCGAAAGAAGTTCACAATGTGTGGATCATGGACCATGTTTCAAAATTGTTCACCAAACTCTTTAGTATTACGCTACCTGAGAGGTGCTACGTGGTGGGATTCAGGGATAATGACCAACTTATAATCGGAATGATTAATGAAAAGCGAGGAATCTATGAGCTTGTAGCTTATGAACCAAACTCAAACCAGGTCAATGATCTTGGGCTTTATGTGACTTGTTCTTCTTTGACCTCCTACACAGAATCACTACTTCTGCTTAATCAATCGGGTACACTTAATGATGATGAAGGCGATGAACACGCTACAAGATTTGTAGAAAGTTGA